GCTAATGGTGGGCTGGCTGCAAATTAGTATCAGCTGAAAGTGAATGCAGGAGTTGATTTTGGGCGCTGGTTCACTAAGCCAACTGTGGTAATTGAACTGTATTCTTGGTTGGGAAACTAAAACTCTAGCTCATCGGTTTATAGGCATGATTTTTATCTGATTGGATTCATGACAAAATTTATCGACCTATACAACTTGGCCTGAGTAGATTGTTGCCTGGATTTATGCGGCGCAGAAGACATCAGTGACACTACTGCAACTATACAGTCAATGTACTTATATGCAGTTGTACATGTAATCTCCGAAAGCCGGCACGGACGATGTGGGGGGCCTCTGTTTCCATCTCCTTCTGTTGTCAGCCCTCAAGATATGGCAGCCAACCTACCCCACAACGTCATCGCTATGGCGTGGCCAAGAAGTAGCCAGTCATTGACCAACCCATATTAGCGAAATCATTGAACTTGACGCCAACAGTGTCATATAGGGTCACACATATGACAATGTCGAGCGCCGCCAAGAATAGCGTCAACGACATCGATACCGGGCACAAACAGAGAGGCAGTCTTTATCTTTTACCCCCACCGTGAATGCTGGTTCAAGTTACATACACTGCGCAAATGACTTGTGAGGAAGATATACCGAAGGTGAGAAGCGCAATGCACCTAGCCAGTTAGTTGGTTCCAGAACTACGTTTAATTACTTCACTGGCTATGGCCTGTTCTCACTGTGCCCGAAAGAGGTAGGATCCTTTCGACAAACACAGTGATCCACAGAAGTGAAGATAcagaacgaagaagaagcttcatcagGCTCCTTTGATGATAGAATTTGTGCTGTCTTAGCTAAGAAGGCTCCTGTTCCCTTTCCACTATCGTTACCTGTGGGCAAGGTTTCTGAaaaaatcagcagcaaatATTCGGCTGGAGAGCTTAAGGACCGGATAGATTATGTGGAAGCTAAATCGGTAAGAATAAGGGCTATTTGGTTGGGCGGAAAGTCAGCGGTGCTGACATCATGATGAGCTTTCCGTTAACAATGGCATTCAGTCGCGGATTTTGCTCAGCCGGAGAATTATCCAAATGGCAGTAAATGGCTGGAATCTTTAAAGGCTTTGGATTCGTATGTGGCcgcagagaagaagatcaaatcatTATTGTAGTAGTCGCAGGATTTGACATGTACATTCTCTCGAAATTCTAGTGTTTGGTATGCTAAAATGCATGACGACTCGTGTGAATTCAATACGCGGTCTTTTTATTTCTCTGGTGTTTGATAATTCAGGATGGCAAGTTTGAGTGTCTGTTCATGCCTGAGCAGCCCTGATTTCGTCATTTCAACTTAAAGCTGCCCCAGATGCAAGGATGAGACTACAAGGGTTTAGAGTGCATGGATCTAGTAATTTCGATGCATGATAGTCATTCTACTTTCTGGATTGAAATACCCATCCTCTACAATCACAAAGAGCAGAGATTCATTATCATGGTTAGTATATAATTACAGAAGTCATTTCATTATCGTCAAGGATCGAGAACACAAAAATTCAAACGGCTTACAGTAAGTGTAAGATAAGATATTAAGAGGACCAGCCCTTATTTGGGTGCCGTTTTGCCATTTTTCACTAATGTATCCGAGGAAATATTATGCTGCCCAGAACTCAGAGGTGTTGGTCCCTCGTCTGTTGTAGCTTCGACGCTGTTGTGCAGTAGTTTACCAACTCTCTGTTCGACATAGCCTTTATCAGGGCAGTTCACTGGAGATTCGCTACCAGTGAAAATGAACAGGTTGTACACTAGCGCACCAGCGATGCCTCCAGCGATTGGAGCTCCCCAGGCACCCCTGGCCCACCACCAAGGGAACAAGTGCAAGGTCTTGGCGCCGTAACCGACCATGGCAGCAAAGATTCGAGGTCCCAGATCACGAGCAGGATTTATCGTGAAACTGGTTTGGTAACCAAAAGCCATACCGATAGCTGCAACCAGCAAGCCAACGACGAACGCTGTCATACCATTCGCAGGTGGTGCATTAGTGTCATCTAGCAGGGCCATAAGGCAGCCCACAAGCATAGCAGCACCAATAAACTCGTCAAAAAAAGCGTTTCTCCAAGTAACGTAAGGCTTTGGATTCGTAAAGAGACATACTCCAGTTGCGGCAGTTCTTATATCTTTACCACCAGTAACGTAAACTCCAAGCATGCAGCCGAAGCCTCCATACAAATGACAAGGAACCACCTCCATTAGTGACAGTAGCTTGCAGATTACCACATGTTCCTAAATTTTGCTTAGGCTCTGTGGCTACCAACCTCAACTTTCGGAACTGCAGTGAAGCACAGCAACTCGATCGGTGCTAGAATCAGCTTAGTTCTGTTTCAATGATCTACCGAGCCATCTCGTTCGAACATCGACCATCTGGGTTGGAAGACTTGATTGACAGGTAGATTATACCTAGCATGCTCGCGCTGCTTGGTATGTAAGCTTTGAGTTGCCGGGCTCAATCTGCGTTTCTACCTTTACTTCCGAGGAACAATACTAGCATCCAAGCGATTTCAAGGGGGACTTGGCAAACTCGACTCACCAGCAATACACTGTGACGGGTTGGTCGATTGGCGAGGTACTAGGATCTTTTTTGTTGAACGAATATTGGAACAGTTCCGCGGTACAACTACTTACGGGTTTTTGATGCAGGCAAAAGGTAACTTTTATACCGAATTATATCATCATGTCTGAGTTGTTTGCACCCGCACCTGAGCCTCCTACCGAGTTGGGCCGTTTAAACCTTTTGTCGAAAACCGCTGGCATCAAGGTTTCTCCCTTGGTCTTGGGAGGGGCATCGATTGGGAAAGCATGGTCTGAGAAGGAGAGTAGCTTTAAATTGCTAGACGCATACTACGAAGCGGGTGGGAACTTTATCGACACAGCGAACAACTACCAGAACGAGGAGTCCGAGGCTTGTATTGGAGAATGGATGGAATCGAGGAAGGTCCGCGACCAGCTGGTGATCGCTACAAAGTTGCGATTACAAATCCTATGATGTGGGCAAAGGCAGAAGTGCGAATTTTGGAGGGAACAGTAGGCGCAGTCTGCATGTAAGTGTCCGCgactccttgaagaagctgaagacGGATTGGATCGACATCTTGTATGTACACTGGTGGGACCATATGACTTCTATAGTGGAGTTGATGGATAGCTTGCACATTCTGGTGCAGCTGTGGCGCAGCGGCATTTTACGACCCGTTGAAGAAGTATCCAGTCGCATTTACTTCGGCATCTCGGATTTGTGAGACCACTTTAATCAACTGTTTGTACCGCCGAAATGTGGTCTGGGAAAGCGCGGCGAGTGAGGAGGAGCAAGAATCAATAATATTACGCGTGTAGCCGAGAACTAACGTACCAGATTACTATTTCAGTGGGAAGTTGGTTATCAATCAGCAGAGTATATCAAAGCCAGCTCATAAATTTGTAAACAATTTAATGAGTCCTGTCAAGGAATCGGCAAtaaatttgatctttcaaatcAGGTGGAATCGTTAAAAATCTAATGGCAGCGGTGACTATTTTGAAACAAGAGCCTTTCGCTTCACAGAGAGATTAgcaaacttcaagagaaCTCTAATCAAGTGTTAATCTAAATAGCGAAAAAAGCAATAGCTTGCGTCAACTGGCTTGTCTCCAATTGTCTCAATTCAGTCAGAACGAGTAATTATCAAGAGGTGCTTCGTGCTTAATTTTCTCCCACAGCTTGTCTATGTCGGTGACAATATTTGCGGGCAAAGGGCCCTCGGAAATGGCATCTAGAGTGTCAGCCACTTGATCAGCGTTCCTGCCTCCAATAATAACGGCATCTCTAAATTTGTCAGAGAGTATCGAATTATGCACAACCCATCTGTAGGCCAGACGAGCTTTCGATGTGCCCACTTCCTGTGCTAATTCGCCCCACCTATCAAGAGCTGTCAAAAGTACGGGTCTGTTGTATAGCTTGGCATAGATCTGGCTAACTGGAGTGTTTGGATCGAATCTGCCCTCACCGTTCTTGATACCATCAGTGCTCCTTGCTAAGAACCCTCCGGCAATAGGGGAATATGCGTAGAAAGCCATGTTgagctttctcaacaaaGGAAACAGCTCAGATTCTGATCTGCGAGCCACGGCATTATAATTACCTTGATAAACGGTTGGTAAAACGTAACCTTTACTTTTAGCGTAATTGTATACTTGCTCAACGTCCTTTGCtggaaagtttgaaagcccaaacttcttgaactttccTTGCTGGTGCAATTCGTTGATCGCATCGATAGTCTCCTTGATATCTGTGTCGCGGTCGGGACAGTGAAAATAAAAGATATTGACACTCTCAGCTCCTAGTAAACCCAGCGACTCTGTAATTGATTCTTCGATTCCTTTTTTCGTCAAGCTACCATCAGTAAATCCCTTAGCTTTAGTATCTATCACAAACTGCTCAGGTAAGTTCAGCTCACCAATGGCTTTCTCGCTTCCTGGATAGATTCTGGCCGTatccagttctttgatacCATTCTTCTTTAAAGCTTCAACTATTTTGGATGCTTCCTCATGTGGAAGTAAACCAAATGGGTATGCCCCGTAGACGATTTTAGGCGAGCTTGACATTGTAACGTGAGATCCTTATGTCGGTCATGAGGATATAACTGTAGCATATAATGGGGTGGCAAACTACAGTCCTCTTATAGGTAAAATTACCACAGCAGAAGAACCATGCCTTCAACATGCTCTATGTTCGCTTAGTAGTGAGATATGTCCGATCAGCTACATGAAGACCGTGCGGCCCTTTGCGAAGCTATAGGCTTAGAATTAATCCCTTCTACTCGTTTAAGACGGACATTAAATGGACTTCTGGTCCTGGAAAGTTCTCCCGCCTTCTTGCTAATCATTCCGTGGCGATATCATAGCCTATGCTGAACTGAAAGTGCCACTGCTGGTTGTGCCGGGCCTACGTAGTGGCTTTGCCGTAACGCAATAGTTACGGAGCGTAGTCGGACTCAAAGTAACACGAATCAAGTAGCCTCGGTGGGGCCTGACGGAGACTAAGTCTTTGCTTGGCAAGCGTGCATGGTTTAGCCCAGCGCGAGGGTAAAATCTGATGCAAACAACTTCGCTCCGAATGGAGCTACCTACACCGCCATGGGAGCCATTTAAAGGTTGGCTATTTCATAATAAATGGTATGTGAAGAGTGAAAATCCTGTACGTTTGGACCTAAGAAAAAAAGTCTTGGCATTTTTTAGAGTCCTGGTAACGGCTATGGCCTCTCCCAAAGCTTTAAATGTATCATGACTTGGAATTGTCACACCGATGACACCGGTGTGGCCTGGAAACTTATCCACGATCCTTTGCAAGTTGTTGAAAGTGACCAAATTTACTTCAGATACGTAATTGATAATACAGACTACTACTTGCTACCCATCTAGCCGTCGACGCCTGATCATTATTATTGGACTTGTGAAGGCCCTCTAAAGAGAGCTTGAGCCCAAAAGTCCTGCAGAGCACGCATTTTAAGGCCCCAGAGTATTTATCACTACCAATAAAATGACAGGCTAGCTAATTGCAGGCTATCTACGTCAGAGAAGATTGGGAAATATAGTTCGAGATGGAAGAACAGTTTAAAAGCTTGGGCAATGAAAGCACGTCAGAAAGAATGGCTCCCAGAGAATACCCGCTCACGAACGATCTCAATCAGAAGGTCGGAGCCAGGCAAAATGATTGTCAGCAATTCCGATGTCATGCTTAAACAAAGATCACCTTTGCACTTTTGTTGTGGAGGTTCAATTCCAAGGAATGATAGTATGACAGGGGGTTTACAGTTAATTTGACTTTCCACGAGACTGGCCAGTGAGTATGATTTCGCAGGGAGGCACCGCCGTCCGTACTGGGAATGCATCTCGGGGGAGTTTCTGCCGCATCGCGAAACAGACATCAAACGGTTCAAAAAGATGTACCATGGGTACGAAGGTTTCGCAGACATCTTGCATTACCTCGGATTCAGGGATTCTGCTCTCGATAATTTGTTCCTCTACGGGATTGACATACATTTTTTCCGTGGGGAGTTTTCACAGTGATGCAAGAACTGTCTGAAGGATCATGAGATCTGTCTCTGTCCCAGAGACGGTTGGTCGCCGCGCGGAAAGTTGAAGTCTTATCGTCGTATAGCCCTGGAGGCTTTAGCTGTTAGAAGAATGATGATGGATGATAAACAGTACGAGGCATACCTCGAGGAGATCAAGCCATGCTACAAGGATCCATTCC
The sequence above is drawn from the Torulaspora globosa chromosome 5, complete sequence genome and encodes:
- the AQY3 gene encoding Aqy3p produces the protein MEVVPCHLYGGFGCMLGVYVTGGKDIRTAATGVCLFTNPKPYVTWRNAFFDEFIGAAMLVGCLMALLDDTNAPPANGMTAFVVGLLVAAIGMAFGYQTSFTINPARDLGPRIFAAMVGYGAKTLHLFPWWWARGAWGAPIAGGIAGALVYNLFIFTGSESPVNCPDKGYVEQRVGKLLHNSVEATTDEGPTPLSSGQHNISSDTLVKNGKTAPK
- a CDS encoding aldo/keto reductase family protein, producing the protein MSSSPKIVYGAYPFGLLPHEEASKIVEALKKNGIKELDTARIYPGSEKAIGELNLPEQFVIDTKAKGFTDGSLTKKGIEESITESLGLLGAESVNIFYFHCPDRDTDIKETIDAINELHQQGKFKKFGLSNFPAKDVEQVYNYAKSKGYVLPTVYQGNYNAVARRSESELFPLLRKLNMAFYAYSPIAGGFLARSTDGIKNGEGRFDPNTPVSQIYAKLYNRPVLLTALDRWGELAQEVGTSKARLAYRWVVHNSILSDKFRDAVIIGGRNADQVADTLDAISEGPLPANIVTDIDKLWEKIKHEAPLDNYSF